GCACCATCGCCGTGACAGGGCTGTCGGCCTTGCGGACCTCGATGATGTCGCCCGCTCCAAAATTGTGGAAGCCGATGAGCGTTCCGAGGCGCGCGCCGTCCTCCGCAATGACGGCAAGGCCGATGAGATCGGCCTGGAGAAACTCTTCTTCCTCGAGATCGCTTGCGAGCCGCTCACGTGGAATATACAGGGCGACGCGGTTCAGCGCCTCGGCGGCGTCCCGGTTGTCGATACCCGCGACCCGTGCCACCAGCATGTCGCCCGCCGGGCCGGCAGCCGGGCGCACGTGGTTCAGCACGAAGCTGCGCGCGCCATCGGCGGTCTCAAGCGGCGAGTAGCCCTTGATGGCCTCAGGCTCACCTGTAAAGGACTTGAGCCGCACCTCGCCGCGGACACCATGCGCGCGGCCGAATTCACCCACGAGCACCAGCCCGGGACGCGGCTTTTCCCGCCCTTTCGGGGCGGGAGATCCATGCGCAATCGGCGGGCGCTTCTCGATCTCCACCCGCGGATGGGAGGAGCTCGGACGCGCCAGGGCCGGACGAGAGGGCTTTCTTGCCATTCAGGATCCTGCCCCTGCGTTGCGTGGCTTACGCCTCAGCAGTCTCGGCGCCAGCGGCAGCCGCGCGCTCAGCTGCACGCTCCTGGGCCTTCTTGCCCGGCGCAGCCTTCTTGGGGTTGTTGCGGGCAGGACGCTTGGCGACGCCGGCGGCATCGAGGAAGCGCAGCACGCGGTCGGTCGGCTGGGCCCCCTTGGCGAGCCAGGACTTGGCCTTCTCGACGTCGAGCACGACGCGAGCCGCGTCATCCTTCGGCTTCATCGGATCATACGCGCCGATCTTCTCGATGAAGCGGCCGTCACGCGGGGCGCGGGCGTCGGCCACCACGATGCGGTAGTAAGGACGCTTCTTGGCGCCGCCACGGGTCAGACGGATCTTCAGGGACATTAAAGACTACTCCTCAGGTCTAACGATAGGGGCGCCTCAGGCGCCCTGGTTCTGCCGGCTCTTGATGGTTTCGTGATGCCGGATCACTTCCTTGACGATGAAGTTCAAGAACTTCTCGGCGAAGTCTGGGTCGAGATTGGCGTCGGCGGCGAGGGCCCTCAAGCGCGCGATCTGTCTGGCCTCGCGGCTGGGATCGGCGGGCGGCAAGTCATGGGTTGCCTTGTACTCGCCGACCGCCTGGGTGCACTTGAAGCGCTCTGCCAGAAGATGCACCAGCGCCGCGTCAATATTGTCGATGCTGCCGCGCAAGCGCAGCAATTCGGGATGCGCGTCCATCACTTCTTCTTCCCCAATCCGGGAAACCCGCCGAGGCCGGGCAGTTTCGGCCCGAGGCCGGGAAGCCCCCCACCCATGCCGGGAAGCTTGGGACCACCCCCGAAACCGCCCGGCGGCAGGGCAGGCAAACCGCCACCGCCAAGCCCGCCGGGCAATTGCGATTTCATCTGCTCCAGCATCTCCGGCGTTACTTTGGAAGGATCGATGTTGGGCATGCCGCCGCCAAGCCCGAACATGTTGCCCAGTGCGCCCGCGATGCCCCCTCGGCCGCCCTTGCCTACGGATTTCATGACGTCAGCCATGGTCCGGTGCATCTTCAGCAGCTTGTTGACGTCCTCGACCTTGGTGCCGGAGCCGGCGGCGATGCGTTTCTTGCGGCTCGCCTTGAGGATGTCCGGATTGCGGCGCTCCTTCACCGTCATCGAATCAATGATGGCGGTCTGCCGCTTCACCACCTTGTCGTCGAGATTGGCGCTGGCGATCTGGGACTTCATCTTGGCGATGCCCGGCAGCATGCCAAGCAGGCCGCCCATGCCGCCGAGCTTTTCCATCTGCGCCAATTGATCACGCAGATCCTCCAGATCGAAGGATCCCTTGCGCATCTTCTCGGCCATGCGCTTGGCGCGATCGGCGTCGAAGCTCTCCGCCGCCTTCTCCACCAGCGAGACGATGTCGCCCATGCCGAGAATGCGGTTCGCAACGCGCGCTGGGTGAAAGTCCTCCAGCGCATCGACCTTCTCACCAGTGCCGACGAGCTTGATCGGCTTGCCAGTGACGGCGCGCATCGAGAGCGCCGCGCCGCCGCGGCCATCGCCGTCCATACGGGTCAGCACGATGCCCGTGAGCCCAAGCCGGCCATCGAAGGCCTTGGCCGTATTCACGGCATCCTGACCGGTGAGGCTATCGGCGACCAGCAGCACCTCGTGCGGCTGCGCGACGGCTTTCACCTCCGCCGCTTCCAGCATCAGCGCCTCGTCGAGGGTGACGCGGCCGGCGGTATCGAGCATCACCACGTCGAAGCCGCCGAGCCGTGCGGCCTCCATGGCGCGGCGGGCGATCTGCACCGCCGACTGGCCGGCGATGATTGGCAACGTCTCGACGCCGACCTGCTTGCCAAGCACGGCGAGCTGTTCCATGGCGGCAGGACGGCGCGTATCGAGCGAGGCCAGAAGGACGCGGCGCTTGGCCTTGTCGGTGAGGCGCTTGGCGATCTTCGCTGTCGTCGTGGTCTTGCCCGAGCCCTGCAGGCCGACCATCAGAATGCCGACGGGCGCCGGGGCCTCGAGATCGATGCTCTCGGCTTCCGCGCCAAGCATCGCCACCAGCTCGTCGTGAACGATCTTCACGACCATCTGGCCGGGGGTCACCGATTTGATGACCTCGGCGCCTACGGCGCGGCTGCGCACCTTGTCGATGAAGCTGCGTGCGACTTCCAGCGCGACGTCCGCCTCCAGCAGGGCGCGACGCACTTCCCTGAGGGCCGCATTCACGTCCTCCTCGGAGAGCGCACCGCGCTTCGTCAGCGCATTGAAAATGCCGGAAAGTTTATCGGAGAGATTGTCGAACAAAGCTCACTCCTCGACTTGTCCGGCCCGCGTCGCCCGACGGACGACCAGCGCGGCCTCGAAATGCTTGATGGCCGTCTCGAATTTGTCCCGGCATCCGGGATTGCAGAAGCCGACGACCGCCCCTTTGTAACGCGTGAGGCTGTCAGCCGCGATCGGCCGCCCAGACCATGGGCAGAGCTCATTGATCGCGTCCTCAATCCTCAATGGCGTGTCAGCCAATGCCATGTTCACTCCTGCGATGCCCGCCGCTGCACGTGGCCTTCAAGCGCGAACACGCCCGAGGGCGCACAGCGCTGTCGGACGTTGACCTCTGGCCTCTCGGACCAGTCGGCGGCTCTCGAACACGGCAAGGTTCGGGCAAATATCTGCGCCTTATGCGCCACGAGGCCTGACGAGTCAAGGTTTGCCGGGAGATCCACGCGTCTGCCGAAAGATCCGTGTTCCGCCACGGATGCTCGCCGCCCACCTGCGCTTCGCCAAGATCACGGCCTTGTCATGCCGATCGCACCGTTGCGACCCATGGAGAGGCATTCGTCGCGCAAGCCTTGTCGGCACAAAAAATTGAAGCTAGAACGGCGAATATTCCATAGGCGTACAAGTTATTGTGGCGTTTCTCGGAAGCGCCGGCGTGGCTCTTTTTCCAAAGATGGCTAAATTGAGACCAATTTTACATGAAATAGTATGGCGTGCGGTCAGCGTCACAGCAGAAGCGGCATTTCCGATCAATTGCCGTGAGATCTGCGATCGCCTCTAAGATTTGCCGCCATTACATTTGACCCATATTTCTATTTAAGTTAGATCGCGCCATGTATCGTGCACAAATGACCACGCTGGGGGGCGTCGAAATGGAAGCGTCGCAAAATTTTCACGCCTCCATTATTCTCAACATACATCGCGAAGCCGTTTTCCTAAAACGCACGCTCCTCTCGCTGGATGAGGCGCTTTCTGTAGCGCGCGACGATGGTCTAATCATCGAGCTTGTGGCAGTGCTCGACCGCAGCGACGATGCAACGCGCGCTGTTCTGATGGCGCATGATCTCAGCGGGTATGGCCACGTCGAGATCCTCGAGGTCGATAACGGCTCACTCGGCCTGTCGCGCAATGACGGCATTGCGCGAGCGCGCGGCGAATTTATTTTGACCGCGGACGCCGACGACCTCGTCTCGCCCAATTTCTTGAAAGCGACCATCCGGGCCGCGCGCGACGCGGGCCCCCGCTGCTTCCTGTTTCCGGAATATCTCTTCGCCTTCGGCGCGACCTATCACATCTGGGCCTACCGCGATCTCGCCACGGTGACGCCGTTCGCCTTCATCGACATGCACCCGTTCACATCGCGGTTGTGCGCGCATCGCGATGCCTTTGCGCACCTGCAGTACGCCGACGTCCGATTGTCGAAGGGCTATGCCTTCGAGGACTGGCACCTGAACAGCGCGGCACTCGCCGCAGGTTTTGACATGCGTATTGTTCCCGGCACGCTTCTGTTCTATCGCAAACGCCAGGGAAGCCTGCTCGATCGCGCGGAGACGATGTCGACATGCCAGATCCCGCCGAGCCCCCTGTTCGAGCCAAAGACATATCTCAAGGTCTGCGCCCCCTATTATGATCGTGTCGCGAAAGCACCGGGCGCCGGCAAACCGATAGATCCGCCATCGCGAGACCTCCTGGCACGGGATGACATCCGACGCGCAATCGACGCTGCCAACACCATCGAGCCTCTTATCTCGACATCGAAATACGAACATTGCGAGCTCGTCTCGAATTCCATGCAGGACCTATCGGCGGGCGTGGCCTACTACAAGGTTTGCCAAGCTATCGGCGACTCGGATTTCAGCGATGTGTTCCTGCTGCCCTTCATGCCACGCGGCGGCGCCGAGAAATATTTCCTCGAACTGCTCGAGGCGATGTACCAGAACGAACCGCTCTCCGACGCGCTGCTGATTTTCGGAGAAGATTGTGCCGGGCCGTCTTGGGAAGATCGCGTGCCTCCCAACGCAAGCAT
This portion of the Chelatococcus sp. YT9 genome encodes:
- a CDS encoding glycosyltransferase; amino-acid sequence: MYRAQMTTLGGVEMEASQNFHASIILNIHREAVFLKRTLLSLDEALSVARDDGLIIELVAVLDRSDDATRAVLMAHDLSGYGHVEILEVDNGSLGLSRNDGIARARGEFILTADADDLVSPNFLKATIRAARDAGPRCFLFPEYLFAFGATYHIWAYRDLATVTPFAFIDMHPFTSRLCAHRDAFAHLQYADVRLSKGYAFEDWHLNSAALAAGFDMRIVPGTLLFYRKRQGSLLDRAETMSTCQIPPSPLFEPKTYLKVCAPYYDRVAKAPGAGKPIDPPSRDLLARDDIRRAIDAANTIEPLISTSKYEHCELVSNSMQDLSAGVAYYKVCQAIGDSDFSDVFLLPFMPRGGAEKYFLELLEAMYQNEPLSDALLIFGEDCAGPSWEDRVPPNASIVDLGSLCGGLPIDKRCLLTLKLIQSRTPDARIHLRDSTFTERFLNAFGPVMGQHQCFYYHFCETEIIQDGRKFIYYSPLNLIAENIDTLSKIICDSQAMIERDRHRIGTQTEKWECLYAPVQRPAVIVPRTPEAQSRILWASRLDSEKRPDLLPLIAARLQRSLPDAHIHAFGGAVFNGFNATQLNGYKNLTFHGPYNGFNSLSPNTYLTLMYTSHYDGVPNTILEAMSHGLTVIASDVGGIAEVIIDGKTGILLPALWDNDAMADAYVEALLRLHRDPALLQTFSQAAMALVERQHSHAAYRARVAQLFGQRPRYDAPPDPAVTPKVLCHG
- a CDS encoding glutathione S-transferase; this encodes MALADTPLRIEDAINELCPWSGRPIAADSLTRYKGAVVGFCNPGCRDKFETAIKHFEAALVVRRATRAGQVEE
- the ffh gene encoding signal recognition particle protein, with protein sequence MFDNLSDKLSGIFNALTKRGALSEEDVNAALREVRRALLEADVALEVARSFIDKVRSRAVGAEVIKSVTPGQMVVKIVHDELVAMLGAEAESIDLEAPAPVGILMVGLQGSGKTTTTAKIAKRLTDKAKRRVLLASLDTRRPAAMEQLAVLGKQVGVETLPIIAGQSAVQIARRAMEAARLGGFDVVMLDTAGRVTLDEALMLEAAEVKAVAQPHEVLLVADSLTGQDAVNTAKAFDGRLGLTGIVLTRMDGDGRGGAALSMRAVTGKPIKLVGTGEKVDALEDFHPARVANRILGMGDIVSLVEKAAESFDADRAKRMAEKMRKGSFDLEDLRDQLAQMEKLGGMGGLLGMLPGIAKMKSQIASANLDDKVVKRQTAIIDSMTVKERRNPDILKASRKKRIAAGSGTKVEDVNKLLKMHRTMADVMKSVGKGGRGGIAGALGNMFGLGGGMPNIDPSKVTPEMLEQMKSQLPGGLGGGGLPALPPGGFGGGPKLPGMGGGLPGLGPKLPGLGGFPGLGKKK
- the rpsP gene encoding 30S ribosomal protein S16 is translated as MSLKIRLTRGGAKKRPYYRIVVADARAPRDGRFIEKIGAYDPMKPKDDAARVVLDVEKAKSWLAKGAQPTDRVLRFLDAAGVAKRPARNNPKKAAPGKKAQERAAERAAAAGAETAEA
- a CDS encoding chorismate mutase, coding for MDAHPELLRLRGSIDNIDAALVHLLAERFKCTQAVGEYKATHDLPPADPSREARQIARLRALAADANLDPDFAEKFLNFIVKEVIRHHETIKSRQNQGA
- the rimM gene encoding ribosome maturation factor RimM (Essential for efficient processing of 16S rRNA), which produces MARKPSRPALARPSSSHPRVEIEKRPPIAHGSPAPKGREKPRPGLVLVGEFGRAHGVRGEVRLKSFTGEPEAIKGYSPLETADGARSFVLNHVRPAAGPAGDMLVARVAGIDNRDAAEALNRVALYIPRERLASDLEEEEFLQADLIGLAVIAEDGARLGTLIGFHNFGAGDIIEVRKADSPVTAMVPFSKAAVPIVSVKDGHVVVADKGLFDPVEPDDPDEDSRSSRD